Part of the Microbacterium sp. Clip185 genome is shown below.
TCGGTGCTCATTCGGAGTCTCCCGTCGCCAGGTCGGGATCGGCGCCCTGCGACGGCTCGTCGGACTCCACGAGCTCCGGCGACGCCTCGGCGCGCTCGTTCTGCTCTGCGGCCTCCGCGTCGGAGGTGCCCTCCCAGCCGCCGGGCGGATCGGCGTTGATCACGCCCTCGGGCAGATCACGATCGTCCATGCCGCACTCCCTTTCGTCGGGTCTCAGCATCCCGGAACGCACAGGCGCAGGTTCAGGGGATTGACGCCCGTGGACGGCGACGGTAGAGCGCTCAGACGCGCTGTTGGAGGATGCCCGCACGCTCGGGATGAGCGGCGAACCAGTCGGCGACGTACCAGCACATCGGCACGATCTGACGATCGCCCGCCTTCTCGAGCAGGCTCACTGCCCGCTCGACGATCTCGCCGGCGTAACCGTGGCCGCGGAAGCTGGGCACGGTGAAGGCGCGCGTCATCGAGACGCTGCGCCCGTCGTCGCGGTAGTCGAGGACGCTCACGAGGTCGTCGCCGAGGTACAGCGCGTAGCGGGACGCATCCGTCTGGTCTTCGAAGCGGAACTCGGTCACCCCGCCAGGCTACGCCGTCGGCGGGGCGACCGAGGCCGTCTCAACCCAGCTCGTCGGGCGCCGGGATCGCGCGGGTGCGCGCGAGACGCCGGTACCAGAGTCCGGAGTCCTTGACGGTGCGCTCGAGGGTGTCGAAGTCGACCCGCACGACGCCGAACCGCTTGGCGTAGCCGTAACCCCACTCGAAGTTGTCCAGCAGCGACCACACGAAGTATCCGCGCAGGTCCACCCCCTGCTCGAGCGCGC
Proteins encoded:
- a CDS encoding GNAT family N-acetyltransferase, which gives rise to MTEFRFEDQTDASRYALYLGDDLVSVLDYRDDGRSVSMTRAFTVPSFRGHGYAGEIVERAVSLLEKAGDRQIVPMCWYVADWFAAHPERAGILQQRV